A genome region from Corvus hawaiiensis isolate bCorHaw1 chromosome 4, bCorHaw1.pri.cur, whole genome shotgun sequence includes the following:
- the RPL3 gene encoding 60S ribosomal protein L3, whose translation MSHRKFSAPRHGSLGFLPRKRSSRHRGKVKSFPKDDPSKPVHLTAFLGYKAGMTHIVREVDRPGSKVNKKEVVEAVTIIETPPMVIVGIVGYVQTPRGLRSFKTIFAEHISDECKRRFYKNWHKSKKKAFTKYCKKWQDEEGKKQLEKDFNSMKKYCQVIRVMAHTQMRLLPLRQKKSHLMEIQVNGGTVAEKVDWAREKLEQQVPVSTVFGQDEMIDVIGVTKGKGYKGVTSRWHTKKLPRKTHRGLRKVACIGAWHPARVAFSVARAGQKGYHHRTEINKKIYKIGQGYQIKDGKLIKNNASTDYDLSDKSINPLGGFVHYGEVTNDFIMVKGCVVGTKKRVLTLRKSLLVQTKRRALEKIDLKFIDTTSKFGHGRFQTAEEKKAFMGPLKKDRIAKEETA comes from the exons ATG TCTCACCGCAAGTTCTCGGCCCCAAGGCACGGCTCCCTGGGCTTCCTGCCCCGCAAGcgcagcagcaggcacaggggcaAGGTCAAGAGCTTTCCCAAAGATGACCCCAGCAAGCCTGTCCATCTCACCGCCTTCCTGGGGTACAAAGCTGGCATGACCCACATTGTCCGGGAAGTCGACAGACCTGGATCTA aGGTGAACAAGAAGGAGGTGGTGGAGGCAGTCACTATTATAGAGACTCCTCCCATGGTCATTGTGGGCATCGTGGGATACGTGCAGACCCCTCGTGGTCTCCGTAGCTTCAAGACCATCTTTGCTGAGCACATCAGCGATGAGTGCAAGCGCCGCTTCTACAAGAACTG GCACAAGTCCAAGAAGAAGGCCTTCACCAAGTACTGCAAGAAGTGGCAAGATGAGGAGGGCAAAAAGCAGTTGGAGAAAGATTTCAATAGCATGAAGAAGTACTGCCAGGTTATTAGAGTCATGGCTCACACTCAG ATGCGTTTGCTTCCCCTGAGACAGAAGAAGTCTCacctgatggagatccaggtgAACGGAGGCACTGTTGCTGAGAAAGTGGATTGGGCCCGGGAGAAGCTGGAACAGCAGGTGCCTGTGTCAACGGTCTTTGGCCAGGATGAGATGATAGATGTCATTGGAGTCACCAAGGGCAAGGGATATAAAG GTGTCACTAGCCGTTGGCACACCAAGAAGCTGCCGCGCAAGACTCACCGGGGCCTGCGCAAGGTGGCCTGCATCGGTGCCTGGCACCCCGCCCGCGTGGCCTTCTCCGTGGCCCGTGCGGGCCAGAAGGGCTACCACCACCGCACCGAGATCAACAAGAAG ATTTACAAGATTGGCCAAGGTTACCAAATCAAGGATGGAAAGCTGATCAAAAACAATGCGTCAACAGATTATGACTTGTCTGACAAGAGCATTAACCCTCTG GGAGGCTTTGTCCACTACGGTGAGGTGACCAATGACTTCATCATGGTGAAGGGCTGTGTTGTGGGGACCAAGAAGAGGGTCCTAACCCTGCGCAAG TCCCTGCTTGTGCAGACCAAGCGCCGGGCCCTGGAGAAGATTGACTTGAAGTTCATTGACACAACCTCCAAATTTGGTCATGGCCGCTTCCAGACAGCTGAGGAGAAGAAGGCTTTCATG ggacCACTCAAGAAGGATCGCATTGCAAAAGAGGAGACAGCCTAA
- the SYNGR1 gene encoding synaptogyrin-1 isoform X2 has product MDGGAFGAGKAGGAFDPQAFIRQPQTILRFVSWVFSIVVFGSIVNEGYVNRVDEVEEHCIFNRNHNACNYGITVGVLAFLSCLLYLALDAYFPQISSVKDRKKAVLSDIGVSAFWAFLWFVGFCFLTNQWQASKPEDNPLNEGGDAARAAITFSFFSIFTWGFLVFLAFRRLRDINFQEEYNTLFPNSPSLLP; this is encoded by the exons ATGGACGGGGGCGCCTTCGGAGCGGGGAAAGCCGGCGGCGCCTTCGACCCGCAGGCCTTCATCCGGCAGCCGCAGACCATCCTGCGGTTCGTCTCCTGG GTGTTCTCCATCGTGGTGTTCGGCTCCATTGTCAATGAAGGGTACGTGAACCGCGTGGATGAGGTAGAAGAGCACTGCATTTTCAACCGCAATCACAATGCCTGCAACTATGGCATTACCGTGGGTGTCCTCGCCTTCCTCAGCTGCCTTCTTTACCTGGCTCTGGATGCCTACTTCCCGCAGATCAGCAGCGTCAAGGACCGCAAGAAGGCAGTGCTCTCGGACATCGGCGTCTCGG CCTTTTGGGCATTCCTCTGGTTCGTTGGCTTCTGCTTTCTGACCAACCAGTGGCAAGCTTCAAAACCAGAAGACAACCCACTGAATGAGGGAGGGGATGCAGCCCGAGCAGCCATCACGTTCtcatttttctccatctttaCCTGG GGCTTCCTCGTATTTCTGGCTTTCCGGAGACTCAGAGACATTAATTTTCAGGAGGAATACAATACTCTGTTCCCTAACTCCCCATCCTTGCTGCCTTAA
- the SYNGR1 gene encoding synaptogyrin-1 isoform X1, which translates to MDGGAFGAGKAGGAFDPQAFIRQPQTILRFVSWVFSIVVFGSIVNEGYVNRVDEVEEHCIFNRNHNACNYGITVGVLAFLSCLLYLALDAYFPQISSVKDRKKAVLSDIGVSAFWAFLWFVGFCFLTNQWQASKPEDNPLNEGGDAARAAITFSFFSIFTWVGQAFLAYQRFQLGADSALFSQDYMDPSQDSGMPYAPYTNEEDATDAVGTYQQPPPADAFDTETQGYQTQNY; encoded by the exons ATGGACGGGGGCGCCTTCGGAGCGGGGAAAGCCGGCGGCGCCTTCGACCCGCAGGCCTTCATCCGGCAGCCGCAGACCATCCTGCGGTTCGTCTCCTGG GTGTTCTCCATCGTGGTGTTCGGCTCCATTGTCAATGAAGGGTACGTGAACCGCGTGGATGAGGTAGAAGAGCACTGCATTTTCAACCGCAATCACAATGCCTGCAACTATGGCATTACCGTGGGTGTCCTCGCCTTCCTCAGCTGCCTTCTTTACCTGGCTCTGGATGCCTACTTCCCGCAGATCAGCAGCGTCAAGGACCGCAAGAAGGCAGTGCTCTCGGACATCGGCGTCTCGG CCTTTTGGGCATTCCTCTGGTTCGTTGGCTTCTGCTTTCTGACCAACCAGTGGCAAGCTTCAAAACCAGAAGACAACCCACTGAATGAGGGAGGGGATGCAGCCCGAGCAGCCATCACGTTCtcatttttctccatctttaCCTGG GTGGGCCAGGCATTCCTGGCATATCAGCGTTTCCAGCTGGGTGCCGATTCGGCCCTCttctcccaggactacatggaCCCAAGCCAGGACTCCGGCATGCCTTATGCTCCCTACACGAACGAGGAGGATGCTACAGATGCGGTGGGGACGTACCAGCAGCCCCCTCCAGCAGATGCTTTCGACACCGAGACACAGGGGTACCAAACGCAGAACTACTGA